One Thermococcus eurythermalis DNA segment encodes these proteins:
- the udg gene encoding type-4 uracil-DNA glycosylase, translated as MGKEELMKKLEEKIRNCRKCPLGKLRTNAVPGAGSYDAKVMFVGEAPGYWEDQKGLPFVGRAGKVLDELLAEIGLSRDEVYITNIVKCRPPENRDPTEEEIKACAPYLDRQIDIIRPKVIVPLGRHSMKYILEKFGFKAEPISKIHGKTFEARTLFGRIVIMPMYHPAAALYRPPIKEELRKDFQKLKELLSSAL; from the coding sequence ATGGGGAAGGAAGAGCTCATGAAGAAGCTTGAGGAGAAAATCAGGAACTGCCGGAAGTGCCCCCTCGGCAAGCTCAGGACGAACGCGGTGCCTGGGGCTGGAAGCTACGACGCCAAGGTGATGTTCGTAGGCGAAGCGCCGGGCTACTGGGAGGACCAGAAGGGGCTTCCCTTCGTCGGCAGGGCTGGAAAGGTTCTCGACGAGCTACTGGCGGAGATAGGCCTGAGCAGGGACGAGGTTTACATAACCAACATCGTCAAGTGCAGGCCACCCGAAAACCGCGACCCGACCGAGGAGGAGATAAAGGCCTGCGCCCCCTACCTAGACAGGCAGATTGACATAATAAGGCCGAAGGTGATAGTCCCTCTCGGCAGGCACTCGATGAAGTACATCCTTGAGAAGTTCGGCTTCAAGGCGGAGCCGATAAGCAAAATCCATGGAAAGACTTTCGAGGCACGGACGCTCTTCGGGAGGATAGTCATAATGCCGATGTACCACCCGGCCGCGGCCCTGTACAGGCCACCAATAAAGGAGGAGCTCAGAAAGGACTTTCAGAAGCTGAAGGAGCTCCTGAGCTCCGCGTTATGA
- a CDS encoding DUF3213 domain-containing protein, giving the protein MSVSPEKKLTKITLKFENVDWEKATAKQYELLTDVRVWRAFINGYSKKGIVVFDEEKMPKKELIEKLEDLKPEIVKEEQITVEELLESSYSWNNVLSNA; this is encoded by the coding sequence ATGAGCGTCAGCCCGGAGAAGAAGCTCACGAAGATTACCCTAAAATTTGAAAACGTTGACTGGGAAAAGGCCACCGCAAAGCAGTACGAGCTCCTCACAGACGTCCGGGTCTGGAGGGCCTTCATCAACGGCTATTCCAAGAAGGGCATCGTAGTCTTTGACGAAGAAAAAATGCCCAAGAAAGAACTCATTGAGAAGCTAGAAGACCTCAAGCCAGAAATCGTCAAAGAAGAACAAATAACTGTGGAGGAACTCCTGGAGTCCAGCTACTCCTGGAACAACGTCCTTTCGAATGCTTGA
- the tes gene encoding tetraether lipid synthase Tes, with protein sequence MAENIGEIPSGEKEFAESTKRIRDIVDFPEISEEEFKEMLKTASRGYGGELPHRTYSLCPETRRVVPAVVWEKDGKVWITKRCPEGMITDLYYEDVETYNRFKRWLWTEKEIFSANVENTGVNCPLDCGLCARHRSHTNLLNIVLTNRCNLSCWYCFFYAKEGQPIYEPTLEQIRMMLRNAKKEHPIGANAVQFTGGEPTLRDDLIEIIKIAKEEGYDHVQLNTDGIKLAFDPELVKKIRRAGTNTLYLSYDGMTPQTNWKNHWEIPLIFENVRKAGGPGIVLVPTTIRNVNDHELGAIINFGLNHLDIVRGVNFQPISQVGRVPKKERQRFRITIPGAIKRIEEQTNGVITKEDWYPIPIAGHIARFFEAFTGSRYYMTSHFACGAATYVFLDRENKRVVPIPRFIDVEGFVEYLETKAEEIEQWKKLGRLQKLKLGAEIFLKFKSFYDEKYAPKGLDVLGLIKNAFVHGTYDALGKFHENALFIGMMHFMDEYNYDVERVERCVIHYAMPDGRIVPFCTFNVIPELYRDKVQAQFSYTWDEWKKLHPDWDYKKDKYFRSKEFVEKMKKSELYRKTYIDIEDYFGVNTKN encoded by the coding sequence ATGGCTGAGAACATTGGTGAAATTCCCAGCGGCGAGAAAGAGTTCGCTGAATCCACCAAGAGAATTAGAGATATCGTCGATTTTCCTGAAATAAGCGAGGAAGAGTTTAAAGAGATGCTTAAAACCGCCAGCAGGGGTTACGGGGGGGAGTTGCCCCACAGGACGTACTCCCTCTGTCCTGAAACAAGACGGGTTGTCCCCGCCGTGGTATGGGAGAAGGACGGCAAGGTCTGGATAACCAAACGTTGCCCTGAGGGCATGATAACTGACCTCTATTACGAGGATGTTGAAACCTACAACCGCTTTAAGAGGTGGCTCTGGACGGAGAAAGAGATTTTCAGTGCAAACGTTGAAAACACCGGTGTTAACTGCCCCCTTGACTGCGGGCTGTGCGCTAGACACCGCTCCCACACGAACCTTCTGAACATCGTCCTTACCAACAGGTGCAACCTCTCGTGCTGGTACTGCTTCTTCTACGCCAAGGAGGGCCAGCCGATTTACGAGCCGACGCTTGAGCAGATACGCATGATGCTCCGCAACGCCAAGAAGGAGCACCCCATAGGAGCGAACGCCGTCCAGTTCACCGGCGGTGAACCGACCCTTCGCGACGACCTGATTGAAATCATCAAAATCGCCAAGGAGGAAGGCTACGACCACGTCCAGCTCAACACCGACGGAATAAAGCTCGCCTTTGACCCAGAGCTGGTTAAAAAGATCAGGCGGGCCGGAACGAACACCCTCTACCTGAGCTACGACGGAATGACACCCCAGACCAACTGGAAGAACCACTGGGAGATTCCGCTCATCTTTGAGAACGTGAGGAAGGCCGGCGGGCCGGGAATAGTCCTCGTGCCAACCACGATAAGGAACGTCAACGACCACGAGCTCGGAGCCATAATCAACTTCGGCCTCAACCACCTCGACATCGTTCGCGGTGTAAACTTCCAGCCCATCTCGCAGGTCGGTAGAGTTCCGAAGAAGGAGCGCCAGAGGTTCAGGATAACGATTCCGGGAGCAATAAAGCGCATAGAGGAGCAGACCAATGGTGTCATCACAAAGGAGGACTGGTACCCAATCCCGATAGCCGGCCACATCGCGAGGTTCTTTGAGGCCTTTACCGGCTCACGCTACTACATGACCAGCCACTTCGCCTGTGGAGCTGCCACATACGTCTTCCTCGACCGCGAGAACAAGCGCGTCGTCCCGATTCCGCGCTTCATAGACGTTGAGGGCTTCGTCGAGTACCTTGAGACCAAGGCGGAGGAAATAGAGCAGTGGAAGAAGCTCGGCAGGCTCCAGAAGCTCAAGCTTGGAGCGGAGATATTCCTCAAGTTCAAGAGCTTCTACGACGAGAAGTACGCACCGAAGGGACTGGACGTTCTCGGTCTCATAAAGAACGCCTTCGTTCACGGCACCTACGATGCCCTCGGCAAGTTCCACGAGAACGCGCTCTTCATAGGAATGATGCACTTCATGGACGAGTACAACTACGACGTTGAGAGGGTTGAGCGCTGTGTCATACACTACGCGATGCCTGACGGAAGGATAGTGCCGTTCTGTACGTTCAACGTGATTCCGGAGCTCTACAGGGACAAGGTTCAGGCGCAGTTCAGCTACACCTGGGACGAATGGAAGAAGCTCCACCCAGACTGGGACTACAAGAAGGACAAGTACTTCAGGAGCAAGGAGTTCGTCGAGAAGATGAAGAAGAGCGAGCTCTACAGGAAGACCTACATTGACATAGAAGACTACTTCGGAGTGAACACCAAGAACTGA
- a CDS encoding methyl-accepting chemotaxis protein, with protein sequence MQFKKKIVLTMAVVLLVTILMGSTIVLYSSLHMRDNVRASLDTELNHHLPELVSEHIKDPITEEAGTIAIGSAELGAKLFDDYFDKMRMMGKVAIEAVHVAYTNYNPDDSAFRQFLLNRFKAVKDLDSNVAYVYFGSTDGNMYMWPDEPLPEGYDPRVRPWYQEAVAKNGPVWTEPYKDASTGKWVVTYSEPVYINGKLVGVIGVDVFVSNLIKQANEIKIGRSGYIAIINKDGTIIVHPDESLVQTLNIHDDPNLKSLTDELDKNKDSGWVVYSFQGVEKVAGYKRMRTTGWIVLATVPLHELTDPLTNAISAAVNESTDEITKSINKVVDDSIRTTMTGALLAALVGLVMLVIGYRNLQGTLEPLEALRDVAHALAEGRLSEVRKRLQQIHYIEDDEIGALIKAFEAVGKDLVGTLDTIATKLERLAEGDLSNGLTMEAKGELKEILEDLKNTTHKLKELIGQVVSITDTLEERANVLARIASDVTEAINQVNEAVQQVSVEAQRQQEHINEITEGMRFVAETSAESVRAMDEFEGAVNEVVNIANEGREKSEVSAKQIESIQEMMGRIENAVSKVAEMSRSIEEITNVITNIAEQTNLLALNAAIEAARAGEAGRGFAVVAQEIRKLAEESKQAADNIKSIIDQITSEIHDAVESTQKGVSVVSESADTLKETITYLANIADLLQDASGRMGEVKEQIVRTQEEVEKALRALENLAASAEETTASAEEVSSAVEEQTAATEELQRAADDLKNIVKQLREIISKFKL encoded by the coding sequence ATGCAGTTCAAGAAAAAGATTGTTCTTACCATGGCCGTGGTTCTGCTCGTTACGATATTGATGGGCTCTACCATAGTGTTGTACTCCTCCCTCCATATGAGGGACAACGTACGGGCCTCCCTCGACACAGAGCTGAACCACCACCTTCCGGAGCTTGTATCGGAGCACATCAAAGACCCAATAACGGAGGAAGCGGGAACGATAGCGATAGGTTCGGCGGAGCTTGGTGCAAAGCTGTTTGATGACTACTTTGACAAGATGCGAATGATGGGGAAGGTTGCAATAGAGGCGGTTCATGTTGCTTACACAAACTACAACCCGGATGATTCCGCGTTCAGGCAGTTTCTGCTCAACAGGTTCAAGGCGGTGAAAGACCTCGACTCGAACGTTGCTTACGTGTACTTTGGAAGCACCGACGGTAACATGTACATGTGGCCCGACGAGCCTTTGCCGGAAGGCTATGACCCCCGTGTGAGGCCGTGGTACCAGGAGGCCGTAGCAAAGAACGGCCCGGTATGGACCGAGCCCTACAAAGATGCGTCCACAGGCAAGTGGGTCGTTACCTATTCTGAGCCCGTTTACATCAACGGCAAGCTCGTAGGTGTTATAGGAGTTGACGTCTTCGTGTCCAACCTAATCAAGCAGGCCAATGAGATAAAGATTGGCCGGAGCGGCTACATAGCGATAATAAACAAGGACGGCACCATCATTGTGCACCCTGATGAGAGCCTGGTTCAAACATTAAACATACACGACGATCCCAACCTCAAATCTCTCACAGATGAACTCGACAAAAACAAGGACAGTGGTTGGGTCGTTTACTCCTTCCAGGGAGTCGAGAAGGTCGCCGGCTACAAGAGGATGAGAACCACCGGATGGATAGTTCTGGCTACAGTGCCGCTCCACGAGCTCACCGACCCGCTGACCAATGCCATATCCGCCGCCGTTAACGAGAGCACGGATGAGATAACCAAGTCCATTAACAAGGTTGTTGACGACAGTATCAGGACAACCATGACGGGGGCGCTCTTAGCGGCATTGGTGGGCCTCGTAATGCTAGTCATCGGGTATAGAAACCTCCAAGGAACACTTGAGCCGCTTGAGGCTCTTAGGGATGTTGCTCATGCCCTCGCTGAAGGTAGACTCAGCGAAGTGCGTAAGAGGCTTCAGCAGATTCACTACATTGAGGATGATGAGATTGGAGCCCTCATAAAGGCCTTTGAGGCGGTTGGTAAAGACCTCGTTGGAACCCTTGATACAATCGCCACAAAGCTCGAACGCCTCGCTGAGGGCGACTTGAGCAACGGCCTCACCATGGAAGCCAAGGGCGAACTCAAAGAAATCCTCGAAGACCTGAAGAACACCACTCACAAACTCAAAGAACTCATTGGACAGGTCGTCAGCATCACCGACACTCTCGAAGAGCGCGCCAACGTTCTTGCAAGAATTGCCTCAGACGTTACGGAGGCAATCAACCAGGTTAATGAGGCCGTCCAGCAGGTCAGCGTTGAAGCCCAGCGCCAGCAGGAGCACATTAACGAGATTACCGAGGGAATGCGCTTCGTGGCAGAGACGAGCGCTGAGAGCGTCAGGGCAATGGACGAGTTTGAAGGTGCTGTAAATGAAGTCGTCAACATCGCCAATGAGGGCAGGGAGAAAAGCGAAGTCTCAGCCAAACAAATTGAAAGCATTCAGGAGATGATGGGCAGGATTGAGAACGCCGTCAGCAAGGTTGCTGAGATGAGCAGGAGTATTGAGGAGATTACGAATGTGATTACCAACATTGCCGAGCAGACGAATCTGCTTGCTTTGAATGCGGCTATTGAGGCTGCTCGTGCTGGTGAGGCTGGCAGGGGTTTTGCAGTGGTTGCCCAGGAGATTAGGAAGCTTGCCGAGGAGAGCAAGCAGGCCGCAGACAACATCAAGAGTATCATTGACCAGATAACCAGTGAGATTCATGATGCTGTTGAGAGTACCCAGAAGGGCGTTTCGGTGGTGAGTGAAAGTGCGGACACGTTGAAGGAGACTATAACTTACTTGGCGAATATTGCTGATTTGTTGCAGGATGCTAGTGGTAGGATGGGTGAGGTGAAGGAGCAGATTGTTAGGACTCAGGAGGAGGTTGAGAAGGCTCTTAGGGCTTTGGAGAACTTGGCTGCCAGTGCTGAGGAGACTACTGCCAGTGCTGAGGAGGTTAGTTCGGCTGTTGAAGAGCAGACTGCCGCTACTGAGGAACTCCAGAGGGCTGCAGACGACCTCAAAAACATCGTCAAACAACTCAGAGAAATCATCAGCAAATTCAAACTGTGA